DNA sequence from the Bradyrhizobium diazoefficiens genome:
CCCGGCTTCTGACGCTGCGTAGCACCGTTCGTTCCTGCAGAAACGTGAACGACGGACGGGTAGTTTATCAGCTGTTAAGATGAACGAATGCGCAATCCGATTGTGCAGCTTGCGCAAGGTCTGGCATGAGCTGGCTCAAAAGCGGACAGTCATGCCGGCGTGACTGAGTGAAAATCCGAGACGCTTGTAGAAGCGCTGCGCGTCGAGGCGGCTCGAATGCGTCAGCAATTCGACCAGATTGCAGCCGCGCGCTTTTGCCTCTGCCACTGCCCATTGCACCAATTGCTCGCCGATGCCGCGGCTGCGGCAATCACTGGCAACGCGGACATCCTCGAGCAGACCGCGGATGCCACCTTGCGAGCTGAGGCCGGGCAGGATCGCGAGTTGCAGGCAGCCGACCACCCTGCCCTCGCTCTCGGCGACGACGAGCCTCAGGTTCGAATCGCGCTCGACCTGCTCGAACGCTGCGTAGTAGACCGCCGGAAGCGGATCCTCGACGCGCTCGCGGGCGCGGCCGAGAT
Encoded proteins:
- a CDS encoding GNAT family N-acetyltransferase, with the protein product MNAKPVSIRPARREDVPAIVAMLADDHLGRARERVEDPLPAVYYAAFEQVERDSNLRLVVAESEGRVVGCLQLAILPGLSSQGGIRGLLEDVRVASDCRSRGIGEQLVQWAVAEAKARGCNLVELLTHSSRLDAQRFYKRLGFSLSHAGMTVRF